The Solea senegalensis isolate Sse05_10M unplaced genomic scaffold, IFAPA_SoseM_1 scf7180000013327, whole genome shotgun sequence DNA window AGTTCGGCGTGCGCGAGGAGGAAGAGACGTTCCCAGAGCATCCCGGCAGAACTGGCAGCCGCCTCCGCCAGCCCCTGCACCGAGAGACCCGCAGGATGCAGCCTAGCGGCAGGAGCCGCAAACAAGGTATAATCACACATGTGGAGGAGGTGAGATGTGTCACGATAAACATTCTTAAACCAGCCAATAAGAggattaaaaaatgattttgcaaATTGTGGTTTTGGACTTTCTTACGGACAGAAAACGACACCTGAAATATTATCTTACACCAGTGCATAAACATGATATcgatatatattattatacacgGGTTAAAAGTTGATCAATCAATTTTGGGAAAATGAAGGCccttaaaaaatattaaaaagtctTAATCGTGATTTCATGAGGTGTTAAATACTGTAATCTTCAGAGTTTGCAGACTCAGGGAGGCTTTTTGTATATATTGCAATTTTGCATGGTTGTAACTAAAACTGTTTGGTAAATGTTGCTGATTACAGCTTGAAATGTCTTggaaaaagtcataaaaaagtattaaaataccTTGTTATAGCAGACGGAGATGCTCAGCTCCAGGTCAAAGTATCTTTATTTGTCTCCCTGAGGAGAAATTTGTTTTGGAcgatgagaggaaaaaaaagctgtccTGGAATTGCACATTTCTAAATTTAATTAGTGCAAGAAACGTCACGTCACGCCTGCTCTTTAATGTCATATCATCGTATGAAAACAATAAGCACCACAATAGCTTCATGGACCTCAGATTAATTCGTTTTCTCAGTGTCAGTAAAATTGATTTTGCACATCAGTGTTTGTTCACAGAGCTAATGGAGCTCCAGAGGGACAATTGTGGTCAAGCTTTACTATGtcggtgtttgtgtttacacagtttGTCACTGTGGATCCCAGACAGAGGAGAGCATCGGACGGGGTGCTTTGTGTCGTCAAGGAGACGGCATCCGTCGTGTCCGCCAAAGTCCACCGgtctcctctgctgtgttaTAAGACAGAACCAGGTGGGCGGAAAAATACGactttactaaaaaaaacaaaagtgaacaaAATTTGAAGCGTTTGGGAACCTCatctttctccccccccctaCCCGCCCCGCAGATTACTCATTCACTTATGTAAATGAAGAGATCAATTGCGAGGTCAAGGAGAAGTGCAGGATGTCGAGGAGCAGTCACGGCAGGTGAGTTCATCGCAGtctgtttaagtttaagtttagtttagttaagtttagtttttattaatccccttagggaaagtattcctctgcatatGACCCATCcttgaattaggagcagtgggctgccacactgagtggcgcccggggagcattgggggttgggtaccttgctttgaaccggcgaccctctggttacaagtcaagttccctttccacttggccacaggctgccaaagatttaaagatttaaagattATGTGCAGATCAGGATAGTAAGTAACAATAATGTGCTTGTAACAGAAACTCTCAGAAGGACTCACTGAGGCCCAGAGTGCCGGTGGTTTGCTTAGAGCGTCTGAAAATCCTCGTCTCGCAGCTTCCCCCGCATGGACGACGACAGAGCGACCCTTTACCTGCCGGCGCGATGGAGAGGAGCGAAACTCTACCACAGCAGAAAACCTGGCAGGGCGTGAAGCCTCGAGtatgtttcctttctttttaaagctgcaaaatATGTCATTGTGAGCTTAGAAATGAATGGGCAACATTCTCTTCCAAGCAACGTGAATTTCCTGGAATGCACGACTACCGTTTAACTTAATCCTCTTAAAACAGCAcggtgttattattattacactaaAAAGTGCTGTCGTCTAGGATTCACAAAtgtgacagttttgttttttctcctctcctctgtcgcAAACACAGAAGATATGTGGAGGCTCTGAGACCAGGAGGAACACCCAGTCGCTCACGGCGCCGCCGTACGCAGCCGAGCGCCAAACTCAGACTCCATCCACCGCGCTGTCGCCCAACACTGACTTTGACACTCGAGGGAGATTCATCCCCTGTAGAGCAGGAGCCTCCGTGGACCCTAAATACGCACCACAGAGTTACTCCGTGCTGGATATAGACTCTGATTCTACTCTTAGGTCGTTCTCAGAGAACACAGCAGTTTCTGGGCCTGATCCAGAACCACGGGTAGACCCAGACTCAGACCCGGAGTCTGACCCAAATGCAGAGTCCTCATCGGAGGCTGAACTTGAATGTGTGGCTGAGGAGAAATCAGTGGCTGCCGGTGAGATGGGGCTCTGCAGTGAGACTGATATTGCAGGGGATTCAGAGCCAAGTCTGGAATATGAGGAAGACCCAGAATCAGATGCGGAAGTGGGGTCAGAGGATGATCAGGGACTGAACGCTGATGCAGAATCAGGCGACGCTGAATCCGAGTCTGACATTCAACTCGAGTATGACCCCAGTTTTCCGGCTGAGACTTACTCTGACGTTGCGCCTGATCAGCCTCCGGACTACCAGGGCTCTGTGGAGTCTGAGCTCGACGCAGAATCCGAACCCGACGTGACGACCGATGACCCACAGCCGCTTCGCTCTGACCTGGAAGAGGAATCCCATATTGGACGCAGTCCGAGGCCGCTCCTGATCGCGAACCCTGCACCTCAGAGGGGGACAGAGGACATTCAGGACGACGAGCAGGACAACGCAGAGATGGAGAGCGAAGacttctgtgctgtgtgtctgaTCGGCGGCGACTTGCTGTGCTGTGACCGCTGTCCCAAAGTCTTTCACCTTTCCTGCCATGTCCCGTCTCTGCTGAGCTTCCCGTCGTAAGCAACCCGCTTTGTTTCACTTTTATCGCTCGCCTCTGTTTATTTGGCACTAACGCCGTTTCCTGTCCTGCTCAGCGGCGACTGGGTGTGCAGCCTGTGCAGAGACGCTCTGCAGCCGGAGGTTGAGTACGACTGTGAGAACGAGAGAACATCTGGAGAAGAGAACCTGGCACGTGGACTGTCTGCATGTGACCAGAGAGTAGGTTGTTTTAAAGCTTCCTTTACTGTAAAGTTATTCGTCTTTATTGGTGGTTTGGATGGTTTTGGACTTGTTTTTTCAATGCTTCTTTGACTCTTTGTAGAAATGTGAGCGGCTGACTCTTCTGATCCTCAGTAACATCCTGAGTGCGCCCTTCCATGAGCCCGTCAGTCCACTCGTGAGTCATTACTCTtccatgtctttttatttttatattacagCAGCACGAGTAGAGCTTGAGTCACTTTTTGTCTCTCACGCTGCCGCCGCAGAGACGCACACGCGTcgacatgcacacaaacacactgtcagCAGACACTTCTGTAAAATAAGACGTGTTAAAAAAGCTTTTTCGTCCCCGTGAACACAAGTGACGTCTGTGTGATACTTTCATTGTCTACTTCTGTCACATGtgccacaaacacagcacattcCTGCTCCTGTTTCAATGGTAAAGagcattatttttattgtggcTTCGTACCAAAGAGTTGTGGTATTTAGTTGAGTATGATTTTCaagtaaaacacagcagaagctCCACCACAGCTGAGCAGGAgactcacacactgcacacgtATCCATTGTGAAACTGGCCTTAGATAAACTCACTCATATTTGTAATAACAGGTCAATTATTTTCAGTCCTACGCACAGAACTGTCACATGCTTTGGTGAAACACTCATAAAAACACCACTTGATAACACTTCTCAAAGTCtcctttaacatttaacatttttttgtctgtgaggaacaaagtttaaaaaaaagaaaagaaaatgatggatTTTGGTGGAGATCCAGATATGGATTTGAAGAAGAATTATTAAACATTGTAAGATGTGGGAGTGAATTCACACTGTGGGAAACGGAGCGTCCTTGTGGAGGTTTGTACTTTCTTGTGTGTTTAAATGGGGAAGAAGACGAAGGATTTGCTGATTTAGAGTTTACTTTATTTTGGAATGGAATGTTGATAAGTGGAAGATGAATTTGTCACAGTGAGGCACAACAATACAATCCCATGAGCATATGTGTCTGCGCGTTAAAAGGAAAAGGGATTTGATGTGGAATAGGTTTGAAGGAGCTACAGTGGCATTTAGCTTagcattactagaataggggtcgtatttttgaaaaattgtgcttcccaacctcagtttcccctgagttgagaaatatcttcattcttttctttgttacgtgcccaccagtgacacttggtgctgttagcgtaactgttagcaaagatggcggacactgtttacattctgggaatgaggttcCGTCCCCCAGTGACAGTTGGTTagctgttagcgtaactgttagcaaagacggcggacactgtttacattctgggaattaGGTTCCGTCCCCCAGTGACACTTggttagctgttagcaaagatggcggacactgcttacattctgggaatgaggttcCGGCCCCCAGTGACAGTTCGTagctgttagcataactgttagcaaagatggcggacaccgtttacattctgggaatgaggttccgtccaccagtgacacttggttagctgttagcgtaactgttagcaaagacagcatacactgtttacattcccAGTGAAAGTTGGTTAGCATAACTGTCAGCAAAGacggcagacactgtttacattctgggaatgaggttcCGTCCCccagtgacacttggtgctgttagcgtaactgttagcaaagacagcgcacactgtttacattcccagtgacacttggttagctgttagcgtaactgttagcaaagatggcggacactgaaTGCAAAAAGtttccgccatctttgctaacagttacgctaacagctaaccaagtgtcactggtgagcacgtaacaaagaaaagaatgaagatatttctcaactcgggggaaactgaggttgggaagcacaatttttcaaaaatattctaGTGATACAAAGCTACATGCAAAGCTAAATGAACAAAtctcggtgaagtattcctttaaatgtcaCTGCTTTTTTTGTCACGCAGGCTCGACATTATTACCAGATCATCAAGAGGCCGATGGACCTGTCTGTGATCAGAACCAAACTCCAGAAGAAAAGTTCTCGACACTACAACTCCCCCGATCAGTTTGTCGCCGATTTCTATCTCATGTTCCGCAACTGTGCAAAGTTCAATTACGTAAGTTTGAAAAGCAAAAATCTTATTCGTGTACAGCGTTCATCTGTAAATGTAACGTAACGTAAACGCTGTCTGTGTCTCCGATCACAGCCGGACTCTGAGGTGGCCCAGGCAGGACGCAGCCTCGTGGCGTTCTTCGCTGCCAGGCTGAAAGACGTTTTCCCGGACAGAGTTTTCCCCGCGGCCGAGGCGGATTCTGACAGCGACGAGTACGACGAAGCCTACAGGGCGGCGGAGAGCGGCTTCCCCTGGCCTGAGCGGAGGGAGCAGAGccacaggaagaggaaacggAGAAACTCTCTCAAGTCGAGGAGACATCACTTCTAAGCGGAGGTGAATTGGATGCAGCTACAAACACAATTCATGCCTGAATGTATTGAAACAATACTTCTTCCTCTTATTCTTCTACTTCTTATTCCAccgtttttttttgcctgttaaCTAGTTCCACACTCGTCAACATAGACAGATAGCTCAGTTAGGGCATTATTCAGTCCATTTAGAACCTAAACTACCAGAACGTAGAAAAATGTGTCTAGTTTCATACACTGGAACTACCAAAGCACACTGACTTACTGAGTGAGAGGAGAACCATCCAGCTTCAATAAAACCTGACCTCTCCAACTCCAATTGTAAAACTGCCGTATCTCAGGCACTTTTGACTCTTTGAATCTTCACAAAAACCTACATCAGGGTCTTTCAGCAAAGCCTTGTGACAGCAATACAAAAACTAAGGTCTTTGCTTTACAATGAGCAGTTTGGAAGGTGCTTCAGTGGTGCTCTCTGTGTGACACACGCAGCTGATTCAGATCAGCCGATTAGACTGCTCACAggtaaacacagcaacacagtgacAGCGAATATTCAGCTCATTTAGGACGTCATAGTGTTTAAATCCACCCGTCCTCCGTGAACGTTCACAGTAGTGTTCGACTTCATGTGAAAATATGTGTAACACAGTGAGTTAGCGTCTTCCTGTGCAATAGTGTTGTTCACAACGCGAGATTTCATTTTTGCGATCACCGCGACAGCCCCTAATGGATGTATTCAGATTTGTGGATATATTTCCTTCTTTCGGTCCCTCGTTTTGCACaaattttcttctttctcaacaTTCAGACACTCCGTTAGAAAGTTGATCTTCAACGCAGCGTGCCAGATTGGCTTCAGCTCGGGCAGACGGCAGCAATACCACTGTCATTTGTTCAGAAATTGCCTTTTCTCTCGATGATATCATTGTAGACTTAAATTGATCACAGGAGCGGAGAATGTTAAAGTTAAGATTATATAATAAAGGCAATATATTTGGAGATATATCAGTTTGTTGAGTTGCTTCTGATTAAAACGACGTGGTGTTACGATATTATGTCTCATTATGAACGTTGATCATTTGAAATTAGGTTTGACGGCACAGGAAATGTCTTTCTACGTTTACAATCAGACCTGTCGTTTCTGTATAATGTACAAAGAAGATGTCGTGGTTGGATGTTCATTAATCTCACTTTGCgtcattgttactattattaaaaATAGTACTTTATTGAGCACTTTGGAATAAGTAAATTTAGTATTAAGTGCACAGAAGTTTATTTCACAGTAtttgtcactttatttgtgaaataaTTGCAGGTGATCGTCATAGGCCTGATTAACAACTCAACTATGTGTCTTAGTGGCTGTGTTTtgaaaagcagcagtgaatcatgttttatttggaaCGTGAAAGAGGGAActtatggaagcccatttcagaaaaaaaagagtcgaagtcgaaattatgagataaaaagtcgaaaatTATAACAAAGTCATAATTGCGacttactttgaggatattttttattaacaagGCTAAGTTTTTCCTGCCGGAAACGGGCTTCCATAACAACTAGTGTTCTGCACAACAGGGCATTTTGTGTTCTTGTCTGAGGGATCACTGCAATATCTcgtgttaaaatgtgtgtaaactgtTGTTCTTCtctattaaataaatatctcAGGCCGATTAAGAGTATAAGGTATTaatattatgtatttaaaaacGTTTTTTCATTGTAAAGGAAATCTGTagttttgtaaaaacacacacatttctgtttttaaatatgcttttCTTGTCTCTTGCTGCTTAATATAGAATTTACTTGGCTTTTTCACACATGCATTTGTTATCTGTGTCTTCTTCAATCAATTCCAAGACTATAAACAGTATATAGATGCTGATATTGAC harbors:
- the trim66 gene encoding uncharacterized protein trim66 isoform X2, whose protein sequence is MEKICSECAEPTLAQSLCTLCNKWLCYQCTDVHQHQRPAAAAPYADLHQQRPSAAPRSEQHQRGAGSMPPTGQGPGSYPCSLLMCHSHRQEPLELFCESCDLLCCSSCHLSSHKNHRVVPIGKALQDQQWLFESLTVQVDERRSAVENSAKEIEGRLHGVKIAHRKAENQIKMAKMIMMNELNKRTNLLIEQLEKISEDFQQRLDDQLQGAIETCGQLDHVQKFITWATTHHRRGPVLFSRALISLQMQQLLEPPLHSDSWSPVKIKFNWDASYWMKQISTLGQLTAEGGNCTFPPALSCSSILRPQPITCSALPPVFHRREPGCGYQACCEPQRCCLHAVSSQQDLSSLDKNQAEAALYNSSCVQPSLFSAPLHQSQQLQRCWETEGSSHCPPPTSPVPFNCSRGSASQPQAPDSHSHSKSYPSYHHHHREILPEQSADCGRPAQYQGKLSCTAAADRGVVAEESWEESCTVEEAGGRTEQEDEDLQQVREEQSPAQQQQRCVTPAAELRKEHQRPRPALTLSDQRHGRRSTSLEVSVTAHDGASDVQSSSSRLSPSSACARRKRRSQSIPAELAAASASPCTERPAGCSLAAGAANKFVTVDPRQRRASDGVLCVVKETASVVSAKVHRSPLLCYKTEPDYSFTYVNEEINCEVKEKCRMSRSSHGRNSQKDSLRPRVPVVCLERLKILVSQLPPHGRRQSDPLPAGAMERSETLPQQKTWQGVKPRICGGSETRRNTQSLTAPPYAAERQTQTPSTALSPNTDFDTRGRFIPCRAGASVDPKYAPQSYSVLDIDSDSTLRSFSENTAVSGPDPEPRVDPDSDPESDPNAESSSEAELECVAEEKSVAAGEMGLCSETDIAGDSEPSLEYEEDPESDAEVGSEDDQGLNADAESGDAESESDIQLEYDPSFPAETYSDVAPDQPPDYQGSVESELDAESEPDVTTDDPQPLRSDLEEESHIGRSPRPLLIANPAPQRGTEDIQDDEQDNAEMESEDFCAVCLIGGDLLCCDRCPKVFHLSCHVPSLLSFPSGDWVCSLCRDALQPEVEYDCENERTSGEENLARGLSACDQRKCERLTLLILSNILSAPFHEPVSPLARHYYQIIKRPMDLSVIRTKLQKKSSRHYNSPDQFVADFYLMFRNCAKFNYPDSEVAQAGRSLVAFFAARLKDVFPDRVFPAAEADSDSDEYDEAYRAAESGFPWPERREQSHRKRKRRNSLKSRRHHF
- the trim66 gene encoding uncharacterized protein trim66 isoform X1 yields the protein MEKICSECAEPTLAQSLCTLCNKWLCYQCTDVHQHQRPAAAAPYADLHQQRPSAAPRSEQHQRGAGSMPPTGQGPGSYPCSLLMCHSHRQEPLELFCESCDLLCCSSCHLSSHKNHRVVPIGKALQDQQWLFESLTVQVDERRSAVENSAKEIEGRLHGVKIAHRKAENQIKMAKMIMMNELNKRTNLLIEQLEKISEDFQQRLDDQLQGAIETCGQLDHVQKFITWATTHHRRGPVLFSRALISLQMQQLLEPPLHSDSWSPVKIKFNWDASYWMKQISTLGQLTAEGGNCTFPPALSCSSILRPQPITCSALPPVFHRREPGCGYQACCEPQRCCLHAVSSQQDLSSLDKNQAEAALYNSSCVQPSLFSAPLHQSQQLQRCWETEGSSHCPPPTSPVPFNCSRGSASQPQAPDSHSHSKSYPSYHHHHREILPEQSADCGRPAQYQGKLSCTAAADRGVVAEESWEESCTVEEAGGRTEQEDEDLQQVREEQSPAQQQQRCVTPAAELRKEHQRPRPALTLSDQRHGRRSTSLEVSVTAHDGASDVQSSSSRLSPSSACARRKRRSQSIPAELAAASASPCTERPAGCSLAAGAANKFVTVDPRQRRASDGVLCVVKETASVVSAKVHRSPLLCYKTEPDYSFTYVNEEINCEVKEKCRMSRSSHGRNSQKDSLRPRVPVVCLERLKILVSQLPPHGRRQSDPLPAGAMERSETLPQQKTWQGVKPRKICGGSETRRNTQSLTAPPYAAERQTQTPSTALSPNTDFDTRGRFIPCRAGASVDPKYAPQSYSVLDIDSDSTLRSFSENTAVSGPDPEPRVDPDSDPESDPNAESSSEAELECVAEEKSVAAGEMGLCSETDIAGDSEPSLEYEEDPESDAEVGSEDDQGLNADAESGDAESESDIQLEYDPSFPAETYSDVAPDQPPDYQGSVESELDAESEPDVTTDDPQPLRSDLEEESHIGRSPRPLLIANPAPQRGTEDIQDDEQDNAEMESEDFCAVCLIGGDLLCCDRCPKVFHLSCHVPSLLSFPSGDWVCSLCRDALQPEVEYDCENERTSGEENLARGLSACDQRKCERLTLLILSNILSAPFHEPVSPLARHYYQIIKRPMDLSVIRTKLQKKSSRHYNSPDQFVADFYLMFRNCAKFNYPDSEVAQAGRSLVAFFAARLKDVFPDRVFPAAEADSDSDEYDEAYRAAESGFPWPERREQSHRKRKRRNSLKSRRHHF